One region of Zingiber officinale cultivar Zhangliang chromosome 7B, Zo_v1.1, whole genome shotgun sequence genomic DNA includes:
- the LOC122004452 gene encoding uncharacterized protein LOC122004452 — MASTSQPSGPSPGLWYMIMVSRFDGTDARRFFNEFELPPDHRLVLATSSNRPHNPPIGTVCFFRDQFVAGLRFPLHSFIREVCNYFRIPLGQLIPNSFKLLCGVVILFKLHDIPLAPRIFHYFYYPKQSEWGTFLFQSRIGLVFFDKMSTSNKHWKESYFYLRFPELPSFRTQWQTTVPSPPDLGKYKSQPDYLHAANLLAGQRFNINKLLHEGVLYIFGLSPIRTKLPSSMADIMWRAKVAERLKLKAAEMEAVVAKEMADLGIAPVGSHEDEGKGTPTEARESADQVTATGTTGDAISSPDQQPTSEDAERSAGDSPLIVRKRRRMTIAHAEPVIGPVDAPFETPDPLPAAHEVVSSDRTPSQLDQPAASTGAPPVSSVPRVRLRLKRSDIISAPIDELSSRAVSSQSDPSGRRVIQFVLRLPTEEFLLATDQPSAPEHQVTI; from the exons ATGGCTAGCACTTCGCAGCCTTCTGGTCCTTCTCCTGGCTTGTGGTATATGATCATGGTTAGCCGGTTCGACGGAACTGACGCCAGACGCTTCTTTAATGAATTTGAACTGCCTCCTGACCATAGACTAGTTTTAGCCACCTCTTCCAATCGGCCCCATAATCCGCCGATCGGCACTGTTtgcttcttccgcgaccaattcgtggCCGGTCTGCGCTTCCCTCTACACTCTTTTATCCGggaggtttgtaattacttccgcattccgctcggccaacttaTCCCTAATTCCTTTAAATTACTGTGCGGCGTAGTAATCCTTTTCAAGCTGCACGACATTCCCTTAGCCCCTAGaattttccattacttctactatcccaaacaaTCAGAGTGGGGCACTTTCCTCTTCCAATCGCGGATCGGCCTTGTCTTCTTCGATAAGATGTCGACctcgaacaagcactggaaggaaagtTATTTCTACCTTCGCTTTCCCGAACTGCCATCCTTTCGCACCCAATGGCAGACCACTGTGCCGAGCCCGCCTGACCTCGGCAAATATAAGAGCCagccggattatcttcatgcGGCCAATCTATTAGCCGGTCAGAGGTTCAACATCAACAAGCTACTCCACGAAGGGGTGTTGTATATATTTGGCTTGAgtccgatccgaacgaagctcccgagcagcatgg ctgacatcatgtggcgcgCTAAGGTTGCCGAACGGCTGAAGTTGAAAGCCGCCGAAATGGAAGCGGTGGTAGCCAAGGAGATGGCTGATCTAGGCATCGCGCCAGTCGGCTCGCATGAAGACGAAGGCAAAGGCACTCCAACTGAGGCCCGAGAGTCTGCCGATCAGGTCACCGCAACTGGAACGACAGGGGATGCTATTTCTTCGCCCGATCAGCAACCTACATCTGAGGACGCGGAGCGGTCGGCAGGCGATTCCCCATTGATAGTACGCAAGCGCCGCCGGATGACCATTGCGCATGCTGAGCCGGTGATTGGGCCAGTCGACGCCCCCTTCGAGACGCCCGACCCGCTACCCGCCGCGCATGAGGTCGTTTCTTctgatcggactccctcccagcTCGACCAGCCAGCAGCTTCGACTGGAGCGCCACCCGTTAGTTCTGTGCCCCGGGTCCGACTTCGGCTCAAGCGCTCGGACATTATTTCTGCGCCGATCGATGAATTATCCAGCCGAGCCGTTTCTTCCCAATCGGATCCGAGCGGTCGTCGAGTGATCCAATTCGTCCTCCGTCTTCCCACCGAGGAGTTCCTTTTGGCGACGGATCAGCCCAGTGCTCCCGAGCATCAAGTTACTATTTGA